The Frankiaceae bacterium genome includes a region encoding these proteins:
- a CDS encoding tyrosine-type recombinase/integrase produces the protein MVRKRFPTLKLAEQALARAQVAALDGTYVFRGDARMTLAEYAPTWLASLRVEHNTMAGYRTYLKCQVLPHLGGRAMSSLRRSDINAFVGTLVNKGLAPRTVRHIYALLAMMLRSAVYDRLLTATPCYKINLPAIPPSKLSILTPEQVTALLREARPDHYAILALGVGTGMRQGEILGVRLRAVNFLRRELWVEAQAKTPAGGGAPVISERLKTPSSRRLLPLPAFVVDALAAHIEQYGTGEDGVLFTNPRGEVWRRGSFNDSVWKPALRRAGLPHEYGMHALRHTYASSLIAAGLHPKVIQARLGHKSIVETMDTYGHLFPEQLHETAAVLDDLYGRSTALAL, from the coding sequence ATGGTCCGCAAGCGCTTCCCGACCTTGAAGCTCGCCGAGCAGGCGCTCGCGCGCGCCCAGGTCGCGGCGCTCGATGGCACCTACGTGTTCCGCGGCGACGCGAGGATGACCCTCGCCGAGTACGCGCCGACCTGGCTCGCGTCGCTGCGCGTCGAGCACAACACGATGGCCGGCTACCGGACCTACTTGAAGTGCCAGGTGCTCCCCCACCTCGGCGGCCGCGCCATGTCGTCGCTGCGGCGCTCGGACATCAACGCCTTCGTCGGCACCCTGGTCAACAAGGGGCTCGCACCGCGCACCGTCCGCCACATCTACGCGCTGCTCGCCATGATGCTGCGCTCCGCCGTGTACGACCGGCTGCTCACCGCGACGCCCTGCTACAAGATCAACCTCCCGGCGATCCCGCCGTCGAAGCTGTCGATCCTCACGCCCGAGCAGGTCACCGCGCTGCTGCGCGAGGCGCGGCCCGACCACTACGCGATCCTCGCCCTCGGCGTCGGCACCGGCATGCGCCAGGGCGAGATCCTCGGCGTCCGCCTGCGCGCAGTGAACTTCCTCCGCCGTGAGCTGTGGGTCGAGGCGCAGGCCAAGACACCGGCCGGCGGCGGCGCGCCCGTCATCAGCGAGCGACTCAAGACGCCGTCGTCGCGTCGCCTCCTCCCGCTCCCGGCGTTCGTCGTCGACGCGCTCGCGGCGCACATCGAGCAGTACGGCACCGGCGAGGACGGCGTGCTCTTCACCAACCCGCGCGGCGAGGTCTGGCGCCGCGGCTCGTTCAACGACTCCGTCTGGAAGCCCGCCCTTCGCCGCGCCGGCCTGCCGCACGAGTACGGTATGCACGCGCTCCGGCACACCTACGCGTCGTCACTCATCGCCGCCGGGCTGCACCCGAAGGTCATCCAAGCCCGCCTCGGCCACAAGTCGATCGTCGAGACGATGGACACCTACGGCCACCTCTTCCCGGAGCAGCTCCACGAGACTGCTGCGGTACTCGATGACCTGTACGGGCGTAGCACGGCCCTGGCCCTCTGA
- a CDS encoding type II toxin-antitoxin system VapC family toxin has protein sequence MPDAVRTPRGIIDTSVVIDLENIDPARLPLEVAVSAITMAELAAGPHATTDSDERARRQDRLQRAEAAFDPLPFDAEAARAYGRIYAAVVAAGRKARGARAVDLLIAATACAADLPLYTRNGADFRAIHDLVDVIDL, from the coding sequence GTGCCTGACGCCGTACGCACGCCGCGCGGGATCATCGACACCTCCGTCGTGATCGACCTCGAGAACATCGACCCGGCACGACTTCCGCTCGAAGTCGCGGTCAGCGCGATCACCATGGCCGAACTCGCCGCCGGACCTCACGCCACCACCGACAGCGACGAACGTGCTCGCCGCCAGGACCGGCTCCAACGCGCCGAAGCAGCGTTCGACCCCCTCCCCTTCGACGCGGAAGCCGCCCGGGCGTACGGGCGGATCTACGCCGCCGTCGTCGCAGCCGGCCGTAAGGCGCGCGGCGCGCGCGCGGTCGACCTCCTCATCGCGGCAACGGCCTGCGCCGCCGACCTCCCGCTCTACACCCGCAACGGCGCCGACTTCCGGGCGATCCACGACCTCGTCGACGTGATCGACCTCTAG
- a CDS encoding type II toxin-antitoxin system prevent-host-death family antitoxin, with protein sequence MSREITQRELRNESGEIMRQLDQGETFVVTRNGVPVGELTPLRRHRFVHADTAVALFRHAPGIDVERFRADLDAVATQDAAPRA encoded by the coding sequence ATGTCTCGGGAGATCACGCAGCGCGAGCTGCGCAACGAGAGCGGCGAGATCATGCGTCAGCTCGACCAGGGCGAGACCTTCGTCGTGACGCGCAACGGCGTGCCGGTCGGCGAGCTCACACCGCTACGCCGGCACCGCTTCGTCCATGCCGACACCGCCGTCGCCCTCTTCCGCCACGCTCCTGGCATCGACGTCGAGAGGTTCCGCGCCGACCTTGACGCCGTCGCCACCCAGGATGCCGCTCCTCGTGCCTGA